A genomic stretch from Telmatocola sphagniphila includes:
- a CDS encoding acyltransferase family protein, which produces MSQSERYHDLDALRAFAMFLGLWVHGLLSFTDMRIPFWPVRDAKTSFLADLFIFYIHDFRMQTFFLLAGFFAALLHSRYGLRGMLKHRSVRVLLPLILGILLINPLLQYLWLIGDLDALRFVMPGQEIPEIPSDSFVYDHFSTGRFARYLFPHYLWFLYFLCFFYALMIPILLVGKSSPGRWIVDRLTNLQRYILQRTWLIPGLFLILLPCLWQMDKWAVDTPNGWLPSLHLLGYYFLFFSFGWILFAQRELLPVASKHWRIYLLVAHFLVFPLYLACVLTGLDQMKLAQTDTSEFLGTKLLAQITGGIFTWLMIFGLMGLFHYLFSKPNRYVRYLADSSYWCYVGSLVPLIVLQMLMARVDWPLAVKVFVVHAGALAFLLFTYEYFVRYTAIGALLNGPKKRISSSPEPQRELR; this is translated from the coding sequence ATGTCCCAGTCGGAACGTTATCACGATCTGGATGCACTTCGGGCGTTCGCCATGTTCCTGGGCCTCTGGGTTCACGGCTTGCTATCGTTTACCGATATGCGAATTCCGTTCTGGCCCGTGCGGGATGCAAAAACTTCTTTCCTGGCCGATCTGTTCATTTTCTACATCCACGATTTCCGGATGCAGACTTTTTTTCTGCTCGCCGGGTTTTTCGCCGCGTTGCTCCACTCCCGCTACGGTTTGCGGGGAATGCTGAAGCATCGGAGTGTGCGAGTGCTGCTGCCGTTGATCCTGGGAATCCTGCTGATCAATCCGCTCCTGCAGTACCTCTGGCTAATCGGTGATCTCGATGCCTTGCGATTCGTCATGCCAGGGCAGGAGATCCCGGAAATTCCCAGCGACAGCTTTGTCTACGACCACTTTTCCACGGGACGATTTGCCCGTTATCTTTTCCCGCATTACCTCTGGTTCCTCTACTTTCTCTGCTTCTTCTACGCCTTGATGATTCCGATACTCCTGGTTGGTAAGTCGAGTCCCGGACGTTGGATTGTCGATCGACTGACGAATCTTCAGCGGTACATCCTGCAAAGAACCTGGCTGATTCCCGGCCTTTTTTTGATCCTGCTGCCTTGTCTGTGGCAGATGGATAAATGGGCGGTGGATACTCCCAACGGCTGGCTCCCCTCGCTCCATCTGTTGGGTTACTATTTTCTCTTTTTCAGTTTCGGCTGGATTCTCTTTGCCCAGCGGGAACTTCTTCCGGTCGCCTCGAAGCACTGGCGGATTTATCTGTTGGTGGCCCATTTTCTGGTGTTTCCCCTCTATCTCGCCTGTGTGCTCACAGGACTCGACCAGATGAAACTGGCCCAGACCGATACGTCCGAGTTTTTGGGGACCAAACTTCTGGCTCAGATCACCGGAGGAATATTTACCTGGCTGATGATCTTCGGACTCATGGGTTTATTCCATTATCTGTTTTCGAAGCCCAATCGCTATGTTCGCTATCTGGCCGATTCCTCTTATTGGTGTTACGTGGGGAGTCTGGTGCCGTTGATCGTTTTGCAGATGCTAATGGCCCGGGTGGACTGGCCCCTTGCCGTCAAAGTTTTCGTCGTCCACGCTGGGGCCTTGGCGTTCCTCTTGTTCACCTACGAATACTTCGTCCGTTATACCGCTATCGGAGCTCTTCTGAATGGTCCGAAAAAACGAATTAGCAGCTCTCCGGAGCCGCAAAGGGAATTGCGATAG
- a CDS encoding beta-ketoacyl-ACP synthase III, producing the protein MASGMTGEYRSALVGTGCQLPGRVFTNDEFVATIDTSDEWIRTRTGIRERRFALPSETASSLGIEAARKALENCQLTGNDLDLIICATVTPDMMTPATACLLQSALKCRHIPSFDLTAACTGFLYGMSVADQFIRTGTCRNVLVVGTEILSRAIDFSDRNSCILFGDGAGAVILQATKEPNRGIRSVNLFADGERQRFIQVPGMATITQPGEQPIKYLQMNGREVFKFAVQRMVELIHHANEEAAKLGTHISMLIPHQVNQRIIDAALESTGFPADRVMVNLDRYGNTSAASVPIALDEAIREGRAKKGDTVLLVAFGGGLTWGSSVVTL; encoded by the coding sequence ATGGCCAGCGGAATGACAGGTGAGTACCGCTCGGCTCTGGTAGGTACGGGTTGCCAACTCCCAGGGCGAGTCTTTACCAACGATGAATTCGTCGCCACCATCGACACCTCCGACGAGTGGATTCGCACGCGCACCGGTATTCGGGAGCGCCGGTTCGCGCTGCCCTCGGAAACCGCCTCCAGTCTGGGCATCGAGGCCGCCCGCAAAGCCCTGGAAAACTGTCAGCTTACCGGCAATGATCTCGATTTGATCATCTGTGCCACGGTCACGCCCGACATGATGACCCCGGCTACCGCTTGTCTGCTTCAGTCGGCTCTCAAATGTCGGCACATTCCCTCGTTCGATCTTACGGCCGCCTGCACCGGATTTTTGTACGGCATGTCGGTGGCCGATCAGTTCATTCGCACCGGAACCTGCCGCAACGTATTAGTAGTCGGTACCGAAATCCTTTCCAGAGCGATCGATTTCTCTGATCGCAACAGCTGCATTCTGTTCGGCGATGGCGCGGGAGCCGTCATCCTGCAAGCGACAAAGGAACCTAATCGCGGCATTCGCTCGGTGAACCTGTTTGCCGATGGGGAACGCCAGCGTTTCATTCAAGTGCCCGGGATGGCCACTATAACGCAGCCCGGGGAACAGCCCATCAAATATCTCCAGATGAACGGGCGGGAAGTGTTTAAATTCGCCGTGCAGCGCATGGTGGAATTGATTCACCACGCAAATGAAGAGGCCGCCAAACTGGGGACGCATATCTCGATGCTGATACCGCATCAGGTGAATCAGCGCATCATCGATGCCGCTTTGGAATCGACCGGTTTCCCAGCCGATCGGGTGATGGTGAATCTGGATCGATATGGAAATACCTCGGCGGCCTCGGTGCCGATAGCCTTGGATGAGGCCATTCGAGAAGGGCGGGCGAAGAAGGGCGATACCGTTTTACTGGTGGCGTTCGGCGGGGGACTCACCTGGGGAAGTTCGGTCGTAACGCTTTAG
- the mqnE gene encoding aminofutalosine synthase MqnE, producing the protein MPSDTQLNAIRTKVENGQRLSFEDGFYLDQHADLFTLGELANIVRERKNGQVTYYNVNEHLNPTNVCVYRCTFCAFRADLKSEKGFVMSDEQILHRAEECHSRGATELHIVGGLHHKLPYEWYLNIVKMIHEAYPEIHIKAWTAVEWDWFSRMTGRPTKELLAEMKDAGLGSLPGGGAEIFHPDIRTQICDYKADGEQWIRVHREAHELGLRSNATMLYGHIEKIEHRLDHLIRLRNLQDETGGFQTFIPLAFHPDNTRLSHIPKPSGLMDLRTMALSRLMLDNFPHIKAYWVMLGIKIAQTALSYGADDLDGTVVHETIYHAAGSDSPQELGVDEIKRLIKEAGRVPVERDTLYHEVIRENGTSWKQGRKLQLV; encoded by the coding sequence ATGCCAAGTGATACACAGTTGAATGCGATCCGCACCAAAGTCGAAAATGGTCAACGGCTCAGCTTTGAGGATGGATTCTATCTCGATCAGCATGCCGATCTGTTCACTCTGGGTGAACTCGCCAACATCGTTCGGGAACGTAAAAATGGCCAGGTGACTTACTATAACGTCAACGAGCACCTCAACCCGACCAACGTCTGCGTTTATCGCTGCACTTTCTGCGCTTTCCGTGCCGACTTGAAGAGCGAAAAAGGCTTCGTGATGTCGGACGAGCAGATCCTGCATCGGGCGGAGGAATGCCATAGCCGTGGGGCCACCGAATTGCACATCGTCGGCGGCCTGCACCACAAATTGCCCTACGAATGGTATCTGAATATCGTGAAAATGATTCACGAAGCCTATCCTGAAATTCACATTAAAGCCTGGACCGCCGTGGAGTGGGACTGGTTCTCTCGCATGACCGGCCGACCGACGAAAGAACTGCTGGCCGAGATGAAGGATGCAGGGTTGGGAAGCCTTCCGGGTGGCGGGGCGGAAATTTTCCACCCCGATATTCGCACCCAGATTTGCGATTATAAAGCCGATGGCGAACAATGGATTCGCGTGCATCGGGAAGCGCACGAACTGGGTTTACGCTCCAATGCCACGATGCTTTATGGTCATATCGAGAAGATTGAACATCGGCTCGATCACCTGATCCGACTGCGAAATCTTCAGGATGAAACGGGCGGATTCCAGACCTTTATTCCACTCGCCTTCCATCCTGATAATACCCGCCTGAGCCACATTCCCAAGCCGAGCGGATTGATGGATCTCCGCACCATGGCGCTGTCCCGACTGATGCTGGACAATTTCCCGCACATCAAAGCGTACTGGGTGATGCTGGGAATTAAGATTGCTCAAACGGCTCTCAGCTATGGGGCCGATGATCTCGATGGTACGGTTGTGCACGAAACGATTTACCATGCCGCCGGTTCGGATTCGCCTCAGGAACTGGGAGTGGACGAAATCAAGCGATTGATTAAGGAAGCCGGTCGAGTTCCCGTCGAACGGGACACGCTCTACCACGAGGTGATTCGGGAAAACGGCACCAGTTGGAAGCAGGGCCGCAAGTTACAGTTAGTGTGA